In the genome of Pelagibacterium nitratireducens, one region contains:
- a CDS encoding 4a-hydroxytetrahydrobiopterin dehydratase, which translates to MTDQGSQTGFNAQAALAGLDGWQLNDSGAMEKSFKFKDFSHAFAFMTRVALVAEKAGHHPDWSNSYNRVVIALKTHDKASLTQKDVDLATAIDAL; encoded by the coding sequence ATGACCGATCAAGGATCGCAGACCGGATTTAACGCCCAGGCCGCACTGGCCGGTCTTGACGGCTGGCAGCTCAACGACAGTGGCGCCATGGAAAAAAGCTTCAAGTTCAAGGATTTTTCCCACGCCTTCGCCTTCATGACACGGGTGGCACTTGTGGCGGAAAAAGCCGGACACCACCCCGACTGGTCAAACAGCTACAACCGCGTGGTCATCGCGCTCAAGACCCACGACAAGGCCAGCCTGACGCAAAAAGACGTCGATCTGGCAACGGCGATCGACGCGCTTTAG
- a CDS encoding putative bifunctional diguanylate cyclase/phosphodiesterase, translating into MPKGPRHLPTLDYVSIVASLYKDRRAMLVGMAATISGVMMAAIKTDAPLLYAVALAFVVSTAKRYYNMLAFEDHPPAPDDRASAQSWERRQMIQGTISAFIYGSWCFVSLVIVRDPFAVLVAVSVTIAAMIGIVTRNFGADRIVTSQSLAISVPMALGLVLVGDGYHMALAALLVPLMISFRFLAADVRGMLLAQVHERTVASRLAVQLDTALETMQHGLCMLDENGVIALANDRAQQTFAGIAEGSWVGRSFSDLLEEAIGKRALPETTADRLNRMIIQQEGGKIVMKLSGDFHCEVTISSRGDRTVLLFENVTARIRAQERINFMARYDGLTGLPNRAYFTEQVEAELASRQRIGRDEPVLLAIIDIDDFKHVNDTLGHLAGDRVLSETAVRIQTVMHRNSRLARLGGDEFVIYRAQHTDSETIQAEVEAILSILRRPFEVGGERADVDASIGFVSSADPHIGLDELITRADLALYSAKARGKGQYQAFVAEMDSDFRYRQRLKSDLALAIAQDELKLFYQPLVDLGTRRVAGCEALARWTHPELGPIPPDVFIGLAEETGQISAITRWVLRTATAECVNWPKSVSVAVNVSARDLRGEDLAMHVSEALEASGLAPGRLEIEVTETALIEDREGAAAKLELLAANGIGIALDDFGTGYSSLSYLHGMAFSKLKIDRSFIAGITTSERSLKLMANVARLGRDLDLVLVAEGVETEDQLEAIASHTTIDQVQGFLFGRPMPADETRELIASMNQADARPRGAKARRPALVSK; encoded by the coding sequence ATGCCAAAGGGCCCCAGACATCTGCCAACGCTCGATTATGTCTCGATCGTGGCTTCGCTCTACAAGGACAGACGCGCCATGCTGGTGGGCATGGCGGCGACGATTTCGGGCGTGATGATGGCGGCGATCAAGACCGATGCGCCGTTGCTTTATGCGGTGGCTCTGGCCTTTGTGGTTTCCACCGCCAAGCGTTACTACAACATGCTCGCCTTCGAGGATCACCCCCCGGCTCCCGATGACCGCGCCAGCGCCCAGTCCTGGGAACGCCGCCAGATGATCCAGGGCACGATCTCGGCCTTCATCTATGGCAGCTGGTGTTTTGTTTCGCTGGTCATCGTGCGCGACCCGTTTGCCGTGCTTGTGGCGGTTTCGGTGACCATTGCGGCCATGATCGGCATCGTGACGCGCAATTTCGGGGCCGACAGGATCGTGACATCCCAGTCGCTGGCCATCTCGGTGCCCATGGCCCTGGGGCTCGTTCTGGTGGGTGACGGCTATCATATGGCGCTGGCAGCGCTCCTGGTTCCGCTGATGATCAGTTTCCGGTTCCTGGCGGCCGATGTGCGCGGCATGCTGCTGGCCCAGGTCCATGAGCGCACCGTGGCCTCGCGGCTGGCCGTCCAGCTCGATACCGCGCTCGAAACCATGCAGCACGGGTTGTGCATGCTCGACGAGAACGGGGTCATCGCGCTGGCCAATGACCGCGCACAGCAGACCTTTGCCGGTATTGCCGAGGGATCCTGGGTCGGGCGCTCGTTCTCGGACCTGCTCGAAGAGGCGATCGGCAAGCGGGCGCTGCCCGAAACGACGGCGGACCGGCTCAACCGCATGATCATCCAGCAGGAGGGCGGCAAGATCGTCATGAAGCTCTCGGGCGATTTCCACTGCGAGGTGACCATCTCCTCGCGCGGTGACCGCACGGTGCTGCTGTTCGAAAACGTCACCGCCCGTATTCGGGCTCAGGAGCGCATCAATTTCATGGCGCGCTATGACGGGCTGACCGGGTTGCCCAACCGCGCCTATTTCACCGAACAGGTCGAGGCTGAACTCGCCTCGCGCCAGCGGATCGGCCGCGACGAGCCGGTGCTTTTAGCCATTATCGACATCGACGATTTCAAGCATGTCAACGACACGCTTGGCCATCTGGCGGGCGACAGGGTTCTTTCGGAAACGGCTGTTCGCATTCAGACCGTCATGCACCGCAATTCACGGCTGGCGCGGCTGGGGGGCGACGAATTTGTCATCTATCGCGCCCAGCACACCGATTCCGAAACGATACAGGCCGAGGTTGAAGCGATCCTTTCGATCCTGCGGCGGCCCTTCGAGGTCGGCGGGGAACGCGCCGACGTCGATGCCTCCATCGGCTTTGTCTCGAGTGCTGACCCCCATATTGGTCTGGATGAGCTGATCACCCGGGCCGATCTTGCCCTTTACAGCGCCAAGGCGCGCGGCAAGGGTCAGTATCAGGCCTTTGTCGCGGAAATGGACAGCGATTTCCGCTATCGCCAGCGCCTCAAGAGCGACCTTGCCCTAGCCATTGCCCAGGACGAGCTCAAGCTCTTCTATCAGCCGCTTGTCGATCTTGGCACGCGCCGGGTGGCCGGATGCGAGGCACTGGCCCGCTGGACCCACCCCGAACTCGGCCCGATTCCCCCCGATGTCTTTATCGGGCTTGCCGAGGAAACCGGCCAGATTTCGGCGATCACCCGCTGGGTGCTCAGGACCGCAACGGCCGAATGCGTCAACTGGCCCAAATCGGTATCCGTCGCGGTCAACGTCTCGGCACGCGATCTGCGTGGCGAGGACCTGGCCATGCATGTGTCCGAAGCGCTCGAGGCCAGCGGGCTTGCCCCCGGCCGGCTCGAGATCGAGGTGACAGAAACCGCATTGATCGAAGACAGGGAAGGTGCCGCCGCAAAGCTCGAACTGCTGGCCGCCAACGGGATCGGTATTGCGCTGGACGATTTCGGCACCGGCTATTCCTCGCTTTCCTATCTGCACGGCATGGCGTTCTCCAAGCTCAAGATCGACCGCTCCTTCATCGCCGGCATCACCACCAGCGAACGCTCGCTCAAGCTGATGGCCAATGTGGCCCGGCTGGGCCGCGATCTCGATCTGGTTCTGGTTGCCGAAGGCGTGGAAACCGAAGACCAGCTCGAAGCCATCGCCAGCCACACAACGATCGATCAGGTGCAAGGCTTTCTGTTCGGCAGGCCCATGCCGGCCGATGAAACCCGTGAGCTGATCGCCAGCATGAACCAGGCGGATGCCCGTCCCCGCGGCGCCAAGGCGCGGCGGCCGGCGCTGGTGAGCAAATAG
- a CDS encoding N-acyl amino acid synthase FeeM domain-containing protein produces MGNADIETRSRTSRFATSLMDMLERVEYRRVRLDEQFDPVYRLRYEAYRREDGIAANEDRIASDHLDFTPNAMCHGVYIDGELVSSIRLHFATAAHRESPCMRMYPELLGGMLDAGQTYVDPSRFTADREATLAIPALPFITLRIAAMACEYFDADYCLSGVRDEHAAFYKRVFGSSEIAGYSQYPGMSFPVKLYAAAVGDIRNRVADRFPFFMSTSAERNKMFGSDSDAHYLGLIQPTARQAALAEARFAPAE; encoded by the coding sequence ATGGGTAATGCCGATATCGAAACGCGGTCCAGGACCTCGCGCTTTGCCACGAGTCTGATGGATATGCTCGAGCGGGTGGAATACCGCCGCGTCAGGCTCGACGAGCAGTTCGATCCGGTCTACCGGCTGCGCTATGAGGCGTATCGGCGCGAAGACGGCATCGCGGCAAACGAGGACCGGATTGCCTCGGACCATCTCGATTTCACCCCCAACGCCATGTGTCACGGGGTCTATATCGACGGAGAGCTGGTCTCCTCGATCCGCCTGCATTTTGCAACCGCCGCGCACCGGGAATCGCCGTGCATGCGCATGTATCCCGAGCTGCTGGGCGGCATGCTCGATGCCGGACAGACCTATGTCGACCCCTCACGCTTTACCGCAGACCGCGAGGCAACGCTGGCCATTCCGGCCCTGCCGTTCATCACGCTGCGGATTGCCGCCATGGCGTGCGAATATTTCGATGCCGATTACTGTCTTTCCGGGGTTCGCGACGAGCATGCCGCGTTTTACAAGCGGGTGTTCGGGTCAAGTGAAATCGCCGGCTACAGCCAGTATCCGGGCATGAGTTTCCCGGTCAAACTCTATGCGGCCGCGGTCGGTGACATCCGCAACCGCGTTGCCGACCGGTTTCCCTTCTTTATGTCGACGTCCGCCGAGCGCAACAAGATGTTCGGATCCGACAGCGACGCCCATTATCTGGGCCTGATCCAGCCCACGGCCCGCCAGGCCGCCCTTGCCGAAGCGCGGTTCGCGCCGGCAGAGTGA
- a CDS encoding YrhK family protein yields the protein MSLFDPNARERSGAHRHLYALYEIWYTAVDFGAAICFVIGSMLFFSAASQTTATWFFLIGSLLFAAKPTLRLARELHYLWLGKIETLARRQDPF from the coding sequence GTGAGTCTGTTCGATCCCAACGCCCGCGAGCGCTCCGGCGCGCACCGTCATCTCTACGCGCTCTATGAAATCTGGTACACCGCCGTCGATTTTGGCGCGGCCATCTGTTTCGTCATCGGCAGCATGCTGTTTTTCTCGGCGGCCAGCCAGACAACGGCAACCTGGTTCTTTCTGATCGGTTCACTCCTTTTCGCCGCCAAGCCCACGCTTCGGCTGGCGCGCGAACTCCATTATCTGTGGCTGGGCAAGATCGAAACACTGGCCCGGCGCCAGGACCCTTTCTAG
- a CDS encoding heme biosynthesis protein HemY: MIRLIVYLVLSLLVALGAAWLIALPGTVEIAFGSWRMSPGLGLALFIAIGVIIASILIWAIIRRLIDAPAALARSTARRKERAGVEALSDGMIALQAGEFSRARMLARDARAKLPENPAAQLLEARAELALGDLSSAREHYRALISNERTALAALSGLYEQARTQERGNAAITFARKALAIAPSLDWASEAVFNDLATKGAWADALEMSASLPARTRSQKAAKKRRQGVLETALAMAIEETEPDTAYDHASRALKSIPDFVPAALVAARILINRGDTRRASALLRRTWRAGFHPDAATLYAHVKPGTSALERLKRIRTLVESPQSHPMAAIVLARAAIDAYEWSVARNALAPFLVKPTRQMCLLMAEIEEGQSGDQGKAREWLSRAVSAPADPTWTADGITSDEWAPASPVTGRLDAFEWKVPVQTRAPAKTLSSSPASEAGAVLPAIEDAATPTKTQP; encoded by the coding sequence ATGATCCGCCTTATCGTCTATCTCGTTCTCAGCCTGCTCGTCGCTTTGGGCGCCGCCTGGCTGATCGCTCTACCGGGCACCGTCGAGATCGCCTTCGGATCCTGGCGCATGAGCCCTGGCCTGGGGCTGGCGCTGTTCATCGCCATTGGCGTCATCATTGCCTCCATCCTTATCTGGGCCATAATCAGGCGCCTGATCGACGCCCCAGCCGCGCTGGCGCGCTCCACAGCGCGGCGCAAGGAAAGAGCCGGCGTCGAAGCGCTTTCGGACGGGATGATTGCCCTGCAGGCCGGAGAATTTTCCCGCGCCCGCATGCTGGCCCGCGACGCGCGCGCCAAGTTGCCCGAAAACCCCGCCGCCCAACTGCTCGAAGCCCGGGCCGAACTGGCATTGGGTGATCTGTCTTCGGCGCGCGAGCATTACAGAGCCCTGATTTCCAACGAGCGCACGGCGCTGGCCGCGCTTTCGGGGCTCTACGAGCAGGCAAGGACCCAGGAGCGAGGCAATGCGGCGATCACCTTCGCGCGCAAGGCGCTGGCCATTGCGCCCAGCCTCGACTGGGCGTCCGAAGCCGTGTTCAACGATCTGGCAACCAAGGGCGCATGGGCCGACGCGCTGGAAATGAGCGCATCGCTGCCCGCCCGCACGAGGAGCCAGAAGGCCGCCAAAAAACGCCGTCAGGGCGTGCTCGAAACCGCGCTCGCCATGGCAATCGAAGAGACCGAACCCGATACCGCCTACGATCACGCCAGCCGGGCGCTCAAATCCATACCCGATTTCGTGCCCGCCGCACTGGTGGCCGCGCGCATTCTCATCAACCGTGGCGATACGCGCCGGGCATCGGCCCTGCTGCGCAGGACGTGGCGCGCCGGCTTTCATCCCGATGCCGCAACGCTCTACGCCCACGTCAAGCCCGGCACCTCGGCACTCGAACGCCTCAAGCGCATCCGCACGCTGGTCGAATCCCCCCAAAGCCACCCCATGGCGGCCATCGTCCTGGCCCGGGCGGCGATCGATGCCTATGAGTGGAGCGTTGCCCGCAACGCGCTGGCCCCGTTTCTGGTCAAACCGACCCGCCAGATGTGCCTGTTGATGGCCGAAATCGAAGAGGGTCAGTCAGGCGATCAGGGCAAGGCCCGCGAGTGGCTGTCGCGCGCCGTCAGCGCCCCCGCCGACCCCACATGGACAGCGGACGGGATAACTTCGGACGAGTGGGCACCGGCCTCACCGGTCACCGGCCGGCTCGATGCGTTCGAGTGGAAGGTGCCCGTGCAGACCCGGGCGCCGGCAAAAACGCTTTCCAGCAGCCCCGCGAGCGAAGCTGGCGCCGTCCTGCCGGCGATTGAGGACGCCGCAACGCCAACAAAAACGCAACCATAG